A stretch of Heptranchias perlo isolate sHepPer1 chromosome 36, sHepPer1.hap1, whole genome shotgun sequence DNA encodes these proteins:
- the LOC137304024 gene encoding protein transport protein Sec24B-like isoform X2, giving the protein MPVFPKPSKQLKRKVHPVPSVHHSDSNEAIGSQPHIYPGQSLQNKSSWTEVLGSLAAQGTFCMEQLRETAANLNLEQSRLRPINLLQERTVPRAEPATAPEPNLTPRLGKLNCCSDVFQCTLVNVPQTQALLKQVKLPLGLIFQPFKDSREPPLLITDVPPRCSACQTYINPFVTFINQRHWKCNSCFLLNDVPGKFLFDPMTGSYCNPHSRPELQHAALEFMVPLEYQGGRPRPVTYLFVFDVSYSALETGYLGIVCKTLLENIDRLPGDSRTRIGFITFDSTVNFYHLDSSLSRPRMVVVADIDDIFVPSEDKLLVNLQQSRQLVVSLLEELPDMFRETQKRQCAFGPALQAAQKLLTYCGGRVSAFLTQLPNIGSGSLQIREDPGDTTLGAKHLGPAINFYKVLALEFCGQQTGVDLFLLSQRYTDLASIACIPRYTCGYVYYYPAFHHIHCSALVEKLREEFRYHLTRSVGYEGLLRIRYTQGLVLDTFYGNSFLQTTQTLSLPCVCPQAQFAIQMMIDGAVSESSLVIFQSSLLYTSCQGERRVRIYTYCLPVVSSLSEVYAGINMPVIVGILSKMAVDRTVRLCLAYTRDALIRVLTDALVSYRTSACDPQQSTLTVPHSLQQLPLYVLALLKQPAFQTDVAMSLDERVFTMSQLMIQPLTCMLRMVYPDLYRIDDYINGEAADNVSVETDTGTVKKPTLIQLSAENLTLQGAFLIDCGNTLLPILQNPASKLIQTLLGSLRKERLYHSPCYIIKDDSTSRSIFIQRLVDDRTESAMSYYEFLLHLKEQVCK; this is encoded by the exons GGTACGTTCTGCATGGAGCAGCTGAGGGAAACGGCAGCCAACCTGAACCTAGAGCAGAGCCGCCTGAGGCCAATCAACCTCTTACAGGAAAGGACTGTCCCGCGAGCAGAGCCGGCAACAGCACCTGAGCCAAACCTGACCCCTCGCCTTGGCAAATTGAACTGCTGCTCCGA TGTGTTTCAGTGTACACTGGTGAATGTTCCACAGACTCAGGCACTGCTGAAACAGGTGAAACTCCCTCTGGGTCTCATCTTCCAACCGTTCAAGGATTCCAGG GAGCCTCCGCTGCTGATCACCGATGTTCCTCCTCGCTGCTCAGCGTGTCAGACCTACATCAACCCCTTTGTTACCTTCATCAACCAGCGGCACTGGAAATGCAACAGTTGTTTCTTGCTCAATGATG TtcctgggaaattcctctttgACCCGATGACAGGCAGCTACTGTAACCCCCACAGTCGACCGGAACTACAGCACGCAGCACTGGAGTTCATGGTACCACTGGAATATCAG GGTGGGCGCCCTCGGCCTGTAACATACCTGTTTGTGTTTGATGTTAGTTACAGCGCCTTGGAAACTGGTTACCTGGGAATTGTCTGCaaaaccctgctggagaacatagACAG GTTACCAGGTGATTCACGGACCCGTATTGGGTTCATCACATTTGACAGTACGGTGAATTTCTACCACTTGGACAGCAGTCTGTCTCGACCCCGCATGGTGGTGGTGGCTGATATTGATG ATATCTTTGTCCCAAGTGAAGATAAGTTGTTGGTGAATCTTCAACAAAGCAGACAG CTCGTCGTTTCTCTGCTTGAGGAATTGCCAGATATGTTCAGAGAGACTCAGAAGAGACAGTGCGCTTTTGGACCTGCGCTGCAGGCTGCCCAGAAACTCCTGACTTATTGTGGTGGGCGTGTGTCTGCATTTCTGACCCAGTTACCCAACATAGGCTCTGGGTCCTTGCAAATACGGGAAGACCCTGGAGATACTACTCTG GGAGCTAAGCATCTGGGACCAGCCATCAATTTTTACAAGGTGCTTGCACTGGAGTTCTGTGGCCAGCAGACGGGAGTGGACTTATTCTTGTTGAGCCAGCGATACACCGACCTTGCTTCTatag CTTGCATTCCCAGGTACACATGTGGCTATGTGTACTATTACCCAGCATTCCACCATATCCACTGCTCTGCCCTGGTTGAGAAGCTCCGGGAAGAATTCCGATACCACCTGACCCGCTCTGTCGGCTATGAGGGGCTGCTGAGGATCCGATACACACAAG GCCTCGTCCTGGACACCTTCTATGGAAACTCGTTCCTGCAGACGACTCAGACGCTGTCCCTGCCCTGTGTCTGTCCTCAGGCGCAGTTTGCTATTCAGATGATGATAGATGGGGCTGTTAGTGAGAGCTCGCTTGTGATCTTCCAGTCCTCCCTGCTCTACACTTCCTGCCAAG GAGAGCGGCGTGTTCGAATCTACACGTACTGCCTGCCGGTTGTCAGCTCCCTGAGCGAGGTCTATGCAGGAATCAATATGCCCGTCATTGTGGGAATTCTTTCGAAAATGG CGGTGGATCGCACAGTGAGACTGTGCCTCGCTTACACCCGAGATGCGTTGATCAGAGTTCTCACCGATGCTCTTGTTAGCTATCGGACCTCAGCATGTGATCCACAgcagtccacactcaccgtcccccACAGCCTACAGCAACTTCCACTGTACGTCCTGGCCCTACTAAAGCAG cctgcctttcagacGGATGTAGCTATGAGCCTGGATGAGCGGGTTTTCACGATGTCCCAGCTGATGATACAGCCACTGACCTGCATGTTGAGGATGGTTTACCCCGACCTGTATCGGATCGACGATTACATCAACGGCGAGGCTGCTGACAAT GTCTCCGTGGAAACGGACACAGGGACAGTAAAGAAACCAACCCTGATACAGCTCTCCGCAGAGAATCTTACTCTGCAAGGGGCCTTCTTAATCGATTGTGGTAAT ACCTTGCTGCCCATTCTACAGAATCCCGCATCTAAACTCATCCAGACATTACTGGGATCCTTAAGGAAGGAGAGACTTTACCATTCACCTTGCTACATCATCAA GGATGACAGTACGTCGCGGTCCATCTTCATCCAGCGTCTGGTCGATGATCGCACCGAGTCAGCAATGTCGTACTACgagtttctgcttcacctgaagGAGCAAGTGTGCAAGTGA
- the LOC137304024 gene encoding protein transport protein Sec24B-like isoform X3: MSLDPPNVRGRGDLASGFSMMGTFCMEQLRETAANLNLEQSRLRPINLLQERTVPRAEPATAPEPNLTPRLGKLNCCSDVFQCTLVNVPQTQALLKQVKLPLGLIFQPFKDSREPPLLITDVPPRCSACQTYINPFVTFINQRHWKCNSCFLLNDVPGKFLFDPMTGSYCNPHSRPELQHAALEFMVPLEYQGGRPRPVTYLFVFDVSYSALETGYLGIVCKTLLENIDRLPGDSRTRIGFITFDSTVNFYHLDSSLSRPRMVVVADIDDIFVPSEDKLLVNLQQSRQLVVSLLEELPDMFRETQKRQCAFGPALQAAQKLLTYCGGRVSAFLTQLPNIGSGSLQIREDPGDTTLGAKHLGPAINFYKVLALEFCGQQTGVDLFLLSQRYTDLASIACIPRYTCGYVYYYPAFHHIHCSALVEKLREEFRYHLTRSVGYEGLLRIRYTQGLVLDTFYGNSFLQTTQTLSLPCVCPQAQFAIQMMIDGAVSESSLVIFQSSLLYTSCQGERRVRIYTYCLPVVSSLSEVYAGINMPVIVGILSKMAVDRTVRLCLAYTRDALIRVLTDALVSYRTSACDPQQSTLTVPHSLQQLPLYVLALLKQPAFQTDVAMSLDERVFTMSQLMIQPLTCMLRMVYPDLYRIDDYINGEAADNVSVETDTGTVKKPTLIQLSAENLTLQGAFLIDCGNVLYIWVGRHCSTSFLDDVLGVTSYTSLPGTLTLLPILQNPASKLIQTLLGSLRKERLYHSPCYIIKDDSTSRSIFIQRLVDDRTESAMSYYEFLLHLKEQVCK, translated from the exons GGTACGTTCTGCATGGAGCAGCTGAGGGAAACGGCAGCCAACCTGAACCTAGAGCAGAGCCGCCTGAGGCCAATCAACCTCTTACAGGAAAGGACTGTCCCGCGAGCAGAGCCGGCAACAGCACCTGAGCCAAACCTGACCCCTCGCCTTGGCAAATTGAACTGCTGCTCCGA TGTGTTTCAGTGTACACTGGTGAATGTTCCACAGACTCAGGCACTGCTGAAACAGGTGAAACTCCCTCTGGGTCTCATCTTCCAACCGTTCAAGGATTCCAGG GAGCCTCCGCTGCTGATCACCGATGTTCCTCCTCGCTGCTCAGCGTGTCAGACCTACATCAACCCCTTTGTTACCTTCATCAACCAGCGGCACTGGAAATGCAACAGTTGTTTCTTGCTCAATGATG TtcctgggaaattcctctttgACCCGATGACAGGCAGCTACTGTAACCCCCACAGTCGACCGGAACTACAGCACGCAGCACTGGAGTTCATGGTACCACTGGAATATCAG GGTGGGCGCCCTCGGCCTGTAACATACCTGTTTGTGTTTGATGTTAGTTACAGCGCCTTGGAAACTGGTTACCTGGGAATTGTCTGCaaaaccctgctggagaacatagACAG GTTACCAGGTGATTCACGGACCCGTATTGGGTTCATCACATTTGACAGTACGGTGAATTTCTACCACTTGGACAGCAGTCTGTCTCGACCCCGCATGGTGGTGGTGGCTGATATTGATG ATATCTTTGTCCCAAGTGAAGATAAGTTGTTGGTGAATCTTCAACAAAGCAGACAG CTCGTCGTTTCTCTGCTTGAGGAATTGCCAGATATGTTCAGAGAGACTCAGAAGAGACAGTGCGCTTTTGGACCTGCGCTGCAGGCTGCCCAGAAACTCCTGACTTATTGTGGTGGGCGTGTGTCTGCATTTCTGACCCAGTTACCCAACATAGGCTCTGGGTCCTTGCAAATACGGGAAGACCCTGGAGATACTACTCTG GGAGCTAAGCATCTGGGACCAGCCATCAATTTTTACAAGGTGCTTGCACTGGAGTTCTGTGGCCAGCAGACGGGAGTGGACTTATTCTTGTTGAGCCAGCGATACACCGACCTTGCTTCTatag CTTGCATTCCCAGGTACACATGTGGCTATGTGTACTATTACCCAGCATTCCACCATATCCACTGCTCTGCCCTGGTTGAGAAGCTCCGGGAAGAATTCCGATACCACCTGACCCGCTCTGTCGGCTATGAGGGGCTGCTGAGGATCCGATACACACAAG GCCTCGTCCTGGACACCTTCTATGGAAACTCGTTCCTGCAGACGACTCAGACGCTGTCCCTGCCCTGTGTCTGTCCTCAGGCGCAGTTTGCTATTCAGATGATGATAGATGGGGCTGTTAGTGAGAGCTCGCTTGTGATCTTCCAGTCCTCCCTGCTCTACACTTCCTGCCAAG GAGAGCGGCGTGTTCGAATCTACACGTACTGCCTGCCGGTTGTCAGCTCCCTGAGCGAGGTCTATGCAGGAATCAATATGCCCGTCATTGTGGGAATTCTTTCGAAAATGG CGGTGGATCGCACAGTGAGACTGTGCCTCGCTTACACCCGAGATGCGTTGATCAGAGTTCTCACCGATGCTCTTGTTAGCTATCGGACCTCAGCATGTGATCCACAgcagtccacactcaccgtcccccACAGCCTACAGCAACTTCCACTGTACGTCCTGGCCCTACTAAAGCAG cctgcctttcagacGGATGTAGCTATGAGCCTGGATGAGCGGGTTTTCACGATGTCCCAGCTGATGATACAGCCACTGACCTGCATGTTGAGGATGGTTTACCCCGACCTGTATCGGATCGACGATTACATCAACGGCGAGGCTGCTGACAAT GTCTCCGTGGAAACGGACACAGGGACAGTAAAGAAACCAACCCTGATACAGCTCTCCGCAGAGAATCTTACTCTGCAAGGGGCCTTCTTAATCGATTGTGGTAAT GTTCTATACATCTGGGTCGGCAGGCACTGCAGCACCAGTTTCCTGGACGACGTGTTGGGCGTGACCAGCTACACCTCGCTGCCCGGTACTCTG ACCTTGCTGCCCATTCTACAGAATCCCGCATCTAAACTCATCCAGACATTACTGGGATCCTTAAGGAAGGAGAGACTTTACCATTCACCTTGCTACATCATCAA GGATGACAGTACGTCGCGGTCCATCTTCATCCAGCGTCTGGTCGATGATCGCACCGAGTCAGCAATGTCGTACTACgagtttctgcttcacctgaagGAGCAAGTGTGCAAGTGA
- the LOC137304024 gene encoding protein transport protein Sec24B-like isoform X1, with protein MPVFPKPSKQLKRKVHPVPSVHHSDSNEAIGSQPHIYPGQSLQNKSSWTEVLGSLAAQGTFCMEQLRETAANLNLEQSRLRPINLLQERTVPRAEPATAPEPNLTPRLGKLNCCSDVFQCTLVNVPQTQALLKQVKLPLGLIFQPFKDSREPPLLITDVPPRCSACQTYINPFVTFINQRHWKCNSCFLLNDVPGKFLFDPMTGSYCNPHSRPELQHAALEFMVPLEYQGGRPRPVTYLFVFDVSYSALETGYLGIVCKTLLENIDRLPGDSRTRIGFITFDSTVNFYHLDSSLSRPRMVVVADIDDIFVPSEDKLLVNLQQSRQLVVSLLEELPDMFRETQKRQCAFGPALQAAQKLLTYCGGRVSAFLTQLPNIGSGSLQIREDPGDTTLGAKHLGPAINFYKVLALEFCGQQTGVDLFLLSQRYTDLASIACIPRYTCGYVYYYPAFHHIHCSALVEKLREEFRYHLTRSVGYEGLLRIRYTQGLVLDTFYGNSFLQTTQTLSLPCVCPQAQFAIQMMIDGAVSESSLVIFQSSLLYTSCQGERRVRIYTYCLPVVSSLSEVYAGINMPVIVGILSKMAVDRTVRLCLAYTRDALIRVLTDALVSYRTSACDPQQSTLTVPHSLQQLPLYVLALLKQPAFQTDVAMSLDERVFTMSQLMIQPLTCMLRMVYPDLYRIDDYINGEAADNVSVETDTGTVKKPTLIQLSAENLTLQGAFLIDCGNVLYIWVGRHCSTSFLDDVLGVTSYTSLPGTLTLLPILQNPASKLIQTLLGSLRKERLYHSPCYIIKDDSTSRSIFIQRLVDDRTESAMSYYEFLLHLKEQVCK; from the exons GGTACGTTCTGCATGGAGCAGCTGAGGGAAACGGCAGCCAACCTGAACCTAGAGCAGAGCCGCCTGAGGCCAATCAACCTCTTACAGGAAAGGACTGTCCCGCGAGCAGAGCCGGCAACAGCACCTGAGCCAAACCTGACCCCTCGCCTTGGCAAATTGAACTGCTGCTCCGA TGTGTTTCAGTGTACACTGGTGAATGTTCCACAGACTCAGGCACTGCTGAAACAGGTGAAACTCCCTCTGGGTCTCATCTTCCAACCGTTCAAGGATTCCAGG GAGCCTCCGCTGCTGATCACCGATGTTCCTCCTCGCTGCTCAGCGTGTCAGACCTACATCAACCCCTTTGTTACCTTCATCAACCAGCGGCACTGGAAATGCAACAGTTGTTTCTTGCTCAATGATG TtcctgggaaattcctctttgACCCGATGACAGGCAGCTACTGTAACCCCCACAGTCGACCGGAACTACAGCACGCAGCACTGGAGTTCATGGTACCACTGGAATATCAG GGTGGGCGCCCTCGGCCTGTAACATACCTGTTTGTGTTTGATGTTAGTTACAGCGCCTTGGAAACTGGTTACCTGGGAATTGTCTGCaaaaccctgctggagaacatagACAG GTTACCAGGTGATTCACGGACCCGTATTGGGTTCATCACATTTGACAGTACGGTGAATTTCTACCACTTGGACAGCAGTCTGTCTCGACCCCGCATGGTGGTGGTGGCTGATATTGATG ATATCTTTGTCCCAAGTGAAGATAAGTTGTTGGTGAATCTTCAACAAAGCAGACAG CTCGTCGTTTCTCTGCTTGAGGAATTGCCAGATATGTTCAGAGAGACTCAGAAGAGACAGTGCGCTTTTGGACCTGCGCTGCAGGCTGCCCAGAAACTCCTGACTTATTGTGGTGGGCGTGTGTCTGCATTTCTGACCCAGTTACCCAACATAGGCTCTGGGTCCTTGCAAATACGGGAAGACCCTGGAGATACTACTCTG GGAGCTAAGCATCTGGGACCAGCCATCAATTTTTACAAGGTGCTTGCACTGGAGTTCTGTGGCCAGCAGACGGGAGTGGACTTATTCTTGTTGAGCCAGCGATACACCGACCTTGCTTCTatag CTTGCATTCCCAGGTACACATGTGGCTATGTGTACTATTACCCAGCATTCCACCATATCCACTGCTCTGCCCTGGTTGAGAAGCTCCGGGAAGAATTCCGATACCACCTGACCCGCTCTGTCGGCTATGAGGGGCTGCTGAGGATCCGATACACACAAG GCCTCGTCCTGGACACCTTCTATGGAAACTCGTTCCTGCAGACGACTCAGACGCTGTCCCTGCCCTGTGTCTGTCCTCAGGCGCAGTTTGCTATTCAGATGATGATAGATGGGGCTGTTAGTGAGAGCTCGCTTGTGATCTTCCAGTCCTCCCTGCTCTACACTTCCTGCCAAG GAGAGCGGCGTGTTCGAATCTACACGTACTGCCTGCCGGTTGTCAGCTCCCTGAGCGAGGTCTATGCAGGAATCAATATGCCCGTCATTGTGGGAATTCTTTCGAAAATGG CGGTGGATCGCACAGTGAGACTGTGCCTCGCTTACACCCGAGATGCGTTGATCAGAGTTCTCACCGATGCTCTTGTTAGCTATCGGACCTCAGCATGTGATCCACAgcagtccacactcaccgtcccccACAGCCTACAGCAACTTCCACTGTACGTCCTGGCCCTACTAAAGCAG cctgcctttcagacGGATGTAGCTATGAGCCTGGATGAGCGGGTTTTCACGATGTCCCAGCTGATGATACAGCCACTGACCTGCATGTTGAGGATGGTTTACCCCGACCTGTATCGGATCGACGATTACATCAACGGCGAGGCTGCTGACAAT GTCTCCGTGGAAACGGACACAGGGACAGTAAAGAAACCAACCCTGATACAGCTCTCCGCAGAGAATCTTACTCTGCAAGGGGCCTTCTTAATCGATTGTGGTAAT GTTCTATACATCTGGGTCGGCAGGCACTGCAGCACCAGTTTCCTGGACGACGTGTTGGGCGTGACCAGCTACACCTCGCTGCCCGGTACTCTG ACCTTGCTGCCCATTCTACAGAATCCCGCATCTAAACTCATCCAGACATTACTGGGATCCTTAAGGAAGGAGAGACTTTACCATTCACCTTGCTACATCATCAA GGATGACAGTACGTCGCGGTCCATCTTCATCCAGCGTCTGGTCGATGATCGCACCGAGTCAGCAATGTCGTACTACgagtttctgcttcacctgaagGAGCAAGTGTGCAAGTGA
- the LOC137304024 gene encoding protein transport protein Sec24B-like isoform X4 yields MEQLRETAANLNLEQSRLRPINLLQERTVPRAEPATAPEPNLTPRLGKLNCCSDVFQCTLVNVPQTQALLKQVKLPLGLIFQPFKDSREPPLLITDVPPRCSACQTYINPFVTFINQRHWKCNSCFLLNDVPGKFLFDPMTGSYCNPHSRPELQHAALEFMVPLEYQGGRPRPVTYLFVFDVSYSALETGYLGIVCKTLLENIDRLPGDSRTRIGFITFDSTVNFYHLDSSLSRPRMVVVADIDDIFVPSEDKLLVNLQQSRQLVVSLLEELPDMFRETQKRQCAFGPALQAAQKLLTYCGGRVSAFLTQLPNIGSGSLQIREDPGDTTLGAKHLGPAINFYKVLALEFCGQQTGVDLFLLSQRYTDLASIACIPRYTCGYVYYYPAFHHIHCSALVEKLREEFRYHLTRSVGYEGLLRIRYTQGLVLDTFYGNSFLQTTQTLSLPCVCPQAQFAIQMMIDGAVSESSLVIFQSSLLYTSCQGERRVRIYTYCLPVVSSLSEVYAGINMPVIVGILSKMAVDRTVRLCLAYTRDALIRVLTDALVSYRTSACDPQQSTLTVPHSLQQLPLYVLALLKQPAFQTDVAMSLDERVFTMSQLMIQPLTCMLRMVYPDLYRIDDYINGEAADNVSVETDTGTVKKPTLIQLSAENLTLQGAFLIDCGNVLYIWVGRHCSTSFLDDVLGVTSYTSLPGTLTLLPILQNPASKLIQTLLGSLRKERLYHSPCYIIKDDSTSRSIFIQRLVDDRTESAMSYYEFLLHLKEQVCK; encoded by the exons ATGGAGCAGCTGAGGGAAACGGCAGCCAACCTGAACCTAGAGCAGAGCCGCCTGAGGCCAATCAACCTCTTACAGGAAAGGACTGTCCCGCGAGCAGAGCCGGCAACAGCACCTGAGCCAAACCTGACCCCTCGCCTTGGCAAATTGAACTGCTGCTCCGA TGTGTTTCAGTGTACACTGGTGAATGTTCCACAGACTCAGGCACTGCTGAAACAGGTGAAACTCCCTCTGGGTCTCATCTTCCAACCGTTCAAGGATTCCAGG GAGCCTCCGCTGCTGATCACCGATGTTCCTCCTCGCTGCTCAGCGTGTCAGACCTACATCAACCCCTTTGTTACCTTCATCAACCAGCGGCACTGGAAATGCAACAGTTGTTTCTTGCTCAATGATG TtcctgggaaattcctctttgACCCGATGACAGGCAGCTACTGTAACCCCCACAGTCGACCGGAACTACAGCACGCAGCACTGGAGTTCATGGTACCACTGGAATATCAG GGTGGGCGCCCTCGGCCTGTAACATACCTGTTTGTGTTTGATGTTAGTTACAGCGCCTTGGAAACTGGTTACCTGGGAATTGTCTGCaaaaccctgctggagaacatagACAG GTTACCAGGTGATTCACGGACCCGTATTGGGTTCATCACATTTGACAGTACGGTGAATTTCTACCACTTGGACAGCAGTCTGTCTCGACCCCGCATGGTGGTGGTGGCTGATATTGATG ATATCTTTGTCCCAAGTGAAGATAAGTTGTTGGTGAATCTTCAACAAAGCAGACAG CTCGTCGTTTCTCTGCTTGAGGAATTGCCAGATATGTTCAGAGAGACTCAGAAGAGACAGTGCGCTTTTGGACCTGCGCTGCAGGCTGCCCAGAAACTCCTGACTTATTGTGGTGGGCGTGTGTCTGCATTTCTGACCCAGTTACCCAACATAGGCTCTGGGTCCTTGCAAATACGGGAAGACCCTGGAGATACTACTCTG GGAGCTAAGCATCTGGGACCAGCCATCAATTTTTACAAGGTGCTTGCACTGGAGTTCTGTGGCCAGCAGACGGGAGTGGACTTATTCTTGTTGAGCCAGCGATACACCGACCTTGCTTCTatag CTTGCATTCCCAGGTACACATGTGGCTATGTGTACTATTACCCAGCATTCCACCATATCCACTGCTCTGCCCTGGTTGAGAAGCTCCGGGAAGAATTCCGATACCACCTGACCCGCTCTGTCGGCTATGAGGGGCTGCTGAGGATCCGATACACACAAG GCCTCGTCCTGGACACCTTCTATGGAAACTCGTTCCTGCAGACGACTCAGACGCTGTCCCTGCCCTGTGTCTGTCCTCAGGCGCAGTTTGCTATTCAGATGATGATAGATGGGGCTGTTAGTGAGAGCTCGCTTGTGATCTTCCAGTCCTCCCTGCTCTACACTTCCTGCCAAG GAGAGCGGCGTGTTCGAATCTACACGTACTGCCTGCCGGTTGTCAGCTCCCTGAGCGAGGTCTATGCAGGAATCAATATGCCCGTCATTGTGGGAATTCTTTCGAAAATGG CGGTGGATCGCACAGTGAGACTGTGCCTCGCTTACACCCGAGATGCGTTGATCAGAGTTCTCACCGATGCTCTTGTTAGCTATCGGACCTCAGCATGTGATCCACAgcagtccacactcaccgtcccccACAGCCTACAGCAACTTCCACTGTACGTCCTGGCCCTACTAAAGCAG cctgcctttcagacGGATGTAGCTATGAGCCTGGATGAGCGGGTTTTCACGATGTCCCAGCTGATGATACAGCCACTGACCTGCATGTTGAGGATGGTTTACCCCGACCTGTATCGGATCGACGATTACATCAACGGCGAGGCTGCTGACAAT GTCTCCGTGGAAACGGACACAGGGACAGTAAAGAAACCAACCCTGATACAGCTCTCCGCAGAGAATCTTACTCTGCAAGGGGCCTTCTTAATCGATTGTGGTAAT GTTCTATACATCTGGGTCGGCAGGCACTGCAGCACCAGTTTCCTGGACGACGTGTTGGGCGTGACCAGCTACACCTCGCTGCCCGGTACTCTG ACCTTGCTGCCCATTCTACAGAATCCCGCATCTAAACTCATCCAGACATTACTGGGATCCTTAAGGAAGGAGAGACTTTACCATTCACCTTGCTACATCATCAA GGATGACAGTACGTCGCGGTCCATCTTCATCCAGCGTCTGGTCGATGATCGCACCGAGTCAGCAATGTCGTACTACgagtttctgcttcacctgaagGAGCAAGTGTGCAAGTGA